One Burkholderiaceae bacterium DAT-1 DNA segment encodes these proteins:
- the rnhB gene encoding ribonuclease HII, which produces MTTHLIAGVDEAGRGPLSGSVFAAAVILGEGHGIVGLADSKKLSEAARERLSLQIKERALAWAVASADAGEIDRLNILKATMLAMQRAVNALSVVPHHVQIDGNRCPILPMTSEAIVKGDAKVQVISAASILAKVARDAEAMAMDVMYPQFGFARHKGYPTPEHLAALEQFGPCKAHRQSFAPVRLAMGKCQGELW; this is translated from the coding sequence ATGACGACTCATCTGATTGCTGGCGTGGATGAAGCCGGACGCGGGCCATTATCCGGGTCGGTCTTTGCTGCTGCGGTGATTCTGGGTGAGGGTCATGGCATCGTGGGACTGGCAGATTCCAAAAAGCTTTCAGAAGCTGCACGTGAGCGCCTCAGTCTGCAGATTAAGGAGCGCGCGCTAGCTTGGGCAGTTGCATCGGCAGATGCTGGTGAAATTGACCGCCTCAATATCCTTAAAGCCACCATGCTGGCGATGCAGCGCGCGGTCAATGCGCTCAGCGTAGTGCCGCATCATGTCCAGATTGATGGCAATCGCTGCCCAATCCTGCCAATGACATCCGAAGCGATTGTAAAGGGTGATGCCAAGGTACAGGTGATCTCCGCCGCCTCCATCCTGGCAAAAGTTGCGCGCGATGCCGAGGCGATGGCAATGGATGTCATGTACCCGCAATTTGGTTTCGCTCGCCACAAAGGTTATCCCACCCCCGAACATCTAGCGGCGCTTGAGCAATTCGGGCCCTGCAAAGCGCATAGACAATCGTTTGCCCCCGTCAGACTTGCCATGGGGAAATGCCAGGGCGAGCTCTGGTAA
- the motA gene encoding flagellar motor stator protein MotA, translated as MFVVIGYIFMLLCIFGAYAAHGGELHVLWQPVELVIIFGGAIGAMIVGFGGPPLKATVKALPTVFKGSPFSKAFYMDLFALMFEILSKVRKEGLMSIETDIENPDSSPLFSKYPNILHDHHVVEFITDYLRLMVGGNLNAFEIENLMDVEIETHHHEAEGPSGAIAKLGDALPAFGIVAAVMGVVHTMGSLHLPPSELGKLIGAALVGTFMGILLAYGFVGPLATILEAKANDSTRVFQTIKVTLLASLNGYAPQVAVEFGRKVLESGVRPSFAELEEFVKNAKGK; from the coding sequence ATGTTTGTCGTCATTGGCTACATTTTTATGCTGCTTTGTATCTTTGGTGCTTATGCGGCGCACGGTGGTGAACTGCATGTGCTCTGGCAGCCGGTTGAGTTAGTGATCATCTTTGGTGGTGCGATTGGCGCCATGATCGTAGGTTTTGGTGGCCCGCCGCTCAAGGCTACGGTGAAAGCACTCCCGACCGTGTTCAAGGGGTCTCCGTTCAGCAAGGCGTTTTATATGGACCTGTTCGCCTTGATGTTTGAGATTCTCTCCAAGGTGCGTAAAGAAGGTCTGATGTCCATCGAAACGGATATTGAAAATCCGGACAGCAGCCCACTTTTTTCCAAGTATCCCAATATCTTGCATGATCATCATGTGGTTGAATTTATTACGGATTATTTGCGATTGATGGTGGGTGGCAATCTGAATGCATTTGAAATTGAAAATCTGATGGATGTCGAAATTGAAACCCACCATCACGAGGCGGAAGGGCCTTCCGGTGCAATTGCCAAACTGGGGGATGCGCTGCCTGCCTTCGGTATTGTGGCTGCGGTGATGGGCGTTGTGCATACGATGGGTTCACTTCACTTGCCACCGTCAGAGCTGGGGAAGCTGATTGGTGCGGCGCTCGTGGGTACGTTTATGGGTATTTTGCTGGCCTATGGTTTTGTTGGCCCGCTTGCCACTATTCTCGAGGCCAAAGCCAATGACAGCACCAGAGTGTTCCAAACCATCAAGGTAACATTGCTGGCAAGTTTGAATGGCTATGCACCACAGGTTGCTGTGGAATTCGGTCGGAAGGTGCTGGAGTCTGGTGTCCGTCCATCCTTCGCCGAGCTTGAAGAGTTTGTAAAGAACGCCAAGGGTAAGTAA